AGAAAGACGTCCTGAAATTGCACATTTAATTTCCGGCGGATTGGATTTGATTTTTGATAGTTCTTTGCCACAAAAGCACTAAGACACGAAGTTATTCTTTTATTTATTTCACGCAGATTTTTGTTTATTTAAGCTGATTGCACAGATTTTTTCTCTCTGCACAATCCAGATAACTATCTGGAGCAGAGTTGCAAAGTTTTAAATTGCGTCCTGCTTTAGCTTGAGGAAAAATAATTTATACTCAAAAAGGCTTTAGCCAAACAGTAGTTTTGGCTAAAGCCTTTTTCTTTATTAAAATAAAAAAAACTCTGAACCTTTGCAACTCTGTCACTTTGAACCTTTAACAAAATCTAAAGCTTCAAATCCTGATTCAGTTCAGTTTCTGATTCGATTACTTTACCATTGTATTGTAATTTCCATCCCATAGAATTGGTCATGATTAAAATCTTAGACAATTCGCTTATCAGTCTGTTCTGGGCGTTGGTTTTTAGTGTAGATTTTTCGATTTTTTTTGCCAGATTCGCTTTTACTGATTTGTTGATTTTATTATAATCATCACCCGTAAAAGGGTTTAATTTACTCTGTTCAACATCGTAAAACTGAATATCGGGATTGATTTTAATCTCTTCTTTTGGAATATTTAAAATCGTGATTGTTTTATTTTTTTCGTCAATGTCATACTTCATCTGATGCAGATCGTAAGCCACAGTAACATCGGCATTGACCACAATAAGCGCTTTTTTCTCAAAAGAAATCATGTCCATCAAATACTTCTGTTGATTTTTATAAGTGATTACTTCTGAGAAATGCCCTTCGGTAACAACGAGTTTTCCAACATTTAGTATTTGCTGCTGAATTAAATTAGTATTATAGTCAATTGAAGAATCATCGTCTTTTTTGAATTCACAGTATTTAAAAGCGAGAACAATGAGTAAAACAATAACTCCAACTCCTATAATTCTTTTGATCAAGTTTTGCATTCGAATAAAATATTTATGACCAATTTAGTTCTTTTTTATCTTTTTTTCGCCACGAATTCACGAATTTTCGCTAACATCTTAGGAATAAATATGTTCCTATTTCACAAATTAAATAGGAGATAATTCGTGAATTCGTGGCAAATCGACTCCAGCAAAAAACCTAAAAAGGATATCCAATTGCGATATTCAGTATTAAGTTGTCTTTTCGCCAGGAACCACTTCCAAAATTAATATCGTCAATTACCCATCTTTGTCCGTCTGG
This portion of the Flavobacterium gelatinilyticum genome encodes:
- a CDS encoding DUF4230 domain-containing protein — protein: MQNLIKRIIGVGVIVLLIVLAFKYCEFKKDDDSSIDYNTNLIQQQILNVGKLVVTEGHFSEVITYKNQQKYLMDMISFEKKALIVVNADVTVAYDLHQMKYDIDEKNKTITILNIPKEEIKINPDIQFYDVEQSKLNPFTGDDYNKINKSVKANLAKKIEKSTLKTNAQNRLISELSKILIMTNSMGWKLQYNGKVIESETELNQDLKL